In Hymenobacter sublimis, a single genomic region encodes these proteins:
- a CDS encoding MIP/aquaporin family protein, which yields MRTMLRHCLLAEALGTAVLLVFGTGAAVVNEQTQALGHGGVAAAFGLVVLVLIQGLGHVSGAHVNPAVTVGFWAAGRFPGGRVLPYVAAQVVGAVVGSGLVRLLATPGSTLGATLPAHGAAQAFGVELFLSFWLMLVILRVTSSFYEQGLLVGLTISATVALEALVGGPLSGASMNPARSLAPALVSGHLEAFWVYLVAPVAGMLLAVVTDRLLELREPPQPPAA from the coding sequence ATGAGAACCATGCTTCGTCATTGCCTGCTGGCTGAGGCCTTGGGCACGGCCGTGCTGCTGGTGTTCGGCACCGGGGCGGCGGTGGTAAATGAGCAAACGCAGGCCCTGGGTCACGGTGGTGTGGCCGCTGCTTTCGGGCTGGTCGTGCTGGTCCTGATTCAGGGGCTGGGCCACGTGAGCGGGGCCCACGTCAACCCGGCCGTAACGGTGGGCTTCTGGGCAGCGGGGCGCTTTCCGGGTGGGCGGGTGCTGCCTTACGTAGCAGCGCAGGTGGTGGGGGCCGTGGTGGGTAGCGGGCTGGTCCGGCTGTTAGCTACGCCGGGCTCCACGCTGGGGGCCACCCTGCCGGCCCACGGCGCGGCTCAGGCCTTCGGGGTAGAGCTGTTCCTGAGCTTCTGGCTGATGCTAGTGATTCTGCGCGTGACGTCCAGCTTCTATGAGCAAGGGCTGCTGGTGGGCCTAACCATTAGTGCCACCGTGGCGCTAGAGGCCTTGGTGGGCGGCCCGCTCAGTGGGGCCTCCATGAACCCGGCTCGCTCCCTGGCCCCGGCCCTCGTCAGCGGGCATCTGGAGGCGTTCTGGGTGTACCTGGTGGCGCCGGTAGCGGGCATGCTTCTGGCTGTAGTCACCGACCGACTCTTGGAACTGCGCGAGCCACCCCAACCGCCCGCGGCATAA
- a CDS encoding glycosyltransferase has protein sequence MPGVAWATALALLGVNGVYLRQMLQYRQAWRHRLSSDTEKVAEKPSEARKQAAPTSAVDGEAAATPAFSVLVAARNEAANLPWLLHDLSQQLPVAGGFEVLIIDDHSTDATAQVVAEAAANLPFPVRVLQLASQPSAPTGKKAAVQTGIQAARAPWLLFTDADCRVPAGWVRTYAELVAQDADARFISGPVLLTGRGWLATLQGLELAGLVGVGAASIGWEQPTMCNGANLAYRRADFFAVDGFRGNEAVPSGDDEFLLHKLHAAFPGSIRFLRQEGAVVQTAAQPTVRLLLRQRVRWASKWRHYQAAAPRRLAVLVLLSNLTFPVGAGLWLLGVAPGTAVVAAWALKLLADVVFLRPVLRFLGRPQWLWWVPVLQLAYGPYALATGLLGLRGSYEWKGRKATSP, from the coding sequence ATGCCTGGGGTTGCCTGGGCTACCGCGCTGGCCCTGCTCGGCGTGAATGGCGTCTACCTCCGGCAGATGCTGCAGTACCGGCAAGCCTGGCGGCACCGCCTCTCCTCAGATACCGAAAAGGTAGCTGAAAAACCCTCAGAGGCCCGCAAGCAAGCCGCGCCCACGAGTGCAGTAGACGGAGAAGCTGCGGCCACGCCTGCCTTTTCCGTGCTGGTAGCAGCTCGCAACGAAGCCGCGAATCTGCCCTGGTTGCTGCACGACTTAAGCCAGCAACTGCCCGTAGCGGGCGGCTTTGAGGTGCTCATCATTGATGATCATTCTACCGATGCTACCGCCCAGGTGGTTGCTGAAGCGGCCGCCAACTTGCCGTTTCCGGTGCGAGTGCTACAGTTAGCCAGTCAGCCCAGTGCCCCTACCGGCAAAAAGGCCGCGGTACAAACCGGTATTCAAGCGGCCCGTGCCCCGTGGCTGCTCTTCACCGATGCCGACTGCCGCGTGCCCGCCGGGTGGGTCCGGACTTACGCCGAGCTAGTGGCCCAGGATGCCGACGCGCGCTTTATCAGTGGGCCGGTGCTGCTCACGGGCCGGGGCTGGCTGGCTACTTTGCAGGGGCTGGAGCTGGCGGGACTTGTAGGGGTAGGGGCCGCGTCTATCGGTTGGGAGCAGCCCACCATGTGCAACGGGGCTAACCTGGCTTACCGCCGCGCCGACTTTTTCGCCGTGGACGGATTTCGGGGCAACGAGGCTGTGCCCAGCGGCGACGACGAATTTCTGCTTCATAAGCTGCACGCGGCTTTTCCGGGTAGCATCCGGTTTCTGCGTCAGGAAGGCGCCGTGGTACAAACCGCCGCCCAGCCCACTGTGCGCCTGCTGCTACGGCAGCGGGTGCGCTGGGCCAGCAAGTGGCGCCACTATCAAGCTGCGGCCCCCCGGCGCTTGGCGGTGCTGGTGCTGCTCAGCAACCTCACGTTTCCGGTAGGGGCGGGGCTGTGGCTGCTAGGCGTAGCGCCTGGAACTGCCGTGGTAGCTGCCTGGGCCCTCAAGCTCCTGGCCGATGTGGTGTTTTTGCGGCCGGTGCTGCGGTTTCTGGGGCGGCCGCAGTGGCTATGGTGGGTGCCCGTGCTGCAGCTGGCGTATGGGCCGTACGCCCTGGCCACGGGTCTGCTGGGCCTGCGCGGCAGCTACGAGTGGAAGGGGCGAAAAGCTACCTCGCCTTAG
- a CDS encoding KTSC domain-containing protein — MQRRPIRSTSLKAVGYDAATLTLEIEYRHGGLVRYTGVPAAIYEALLHIPGKAMFVEQVVERGGYSREQVRG, encoded by the coding sequence ATGCAACGCCGTCCTATCCGCTCTACCTCGCTGAAAGCCGTGGGCTACGATGCTGCTACCCTTACGCTGGAAATAGAGTATCGCCACGGCGGGCTGGTGCGCTACACGGGGGTGCCGGCTGCTATTTACGAGGCGCTGCTGCACATTCCGGGCAAGGCCATGTTCGTGGAGCAGGTAGTGGAGCGCGGCGGCTATTCCCGTGAGCAGGTACGCGGATAG
- a CDS encoding lysylphosphatidylglycerol synthase transmembrane domain-containing protein yields the protein MSAPHLQNYVQKPEEPAPRRRGLVVAGKLGITLLTLGLLWHSVVADEATAAAWRGLLTRTLSGEGRGPVLLALLLMPLNWGLEAWKWWRLARHLEPVSFRRSFRAVLVGLTLGFVTPNRVGDYAGRIMELKSRRLDALGAVFLGRYCQLVATVVAGSVGLLYFLLRFYLAGYPAAQLGVVAATIALNAAVLLPLYYSQLLVAAVQAVGPLRRFSRFLAVMPTYPARALTAVLLISSLRYAVFCAQFGLLLLAYGVRAPLGPSAAAVAGTFLLKSLVPSLNALADVGVRELSATHLFGLLGEPVLPVLSASLSLWVLNIAVPSAIGLFFVLRMKVLRKRQKSRPAPVAS from the coding sequence TTGTCTGCGCCCCACCTACAAAACTACGTCCAAAAGCCGGAAGAACCCGCGCCCCGGCGGCGTGGCTTGGTAGTGGCGGGCAAACTAGGTATTACCCTGCTCACGTTGGGGCTGCTCTGGCACTCCGTAGTGGCCGATGAAGCCACGGCGGCGGCCTGGCGCGGGCTGCTCACGCGCACCCTCAGCGGCGAAGGCCGGGGCCCGGTGCTGCTAGCCTTGCTGCTAATGCCTCTCAACTGGGGCCTGGAAGCCTGGAAGTGGTGGCGACTGGCCCGGCACTTGGAGCCCGTTTCCTTCCGGCGCAGCTTCCGGGCCGTGCTGGTAGGCCTCACCCTGGGGTTCGTGACGCCCAACCGGGTAGGCGACTACGCCGGCCGCATCATGGAGCTGAAAAGTCGGCGGCTGGATGCGCTGGGCGCCGTGTTTCTGGGGCGCTACTGCCAGCTAGTGGCTACTGTGGTGGCGGGCTCGGTGGGGCTTTTGTACTTTCTGCTGCGGTTTTACCTAGCGGGCTACCCGGCGGCGCAACTGGGGGTAGTGGCGGCTACTATTGCATTGAATGCGGCCGTGTTGCTACCCCTATACTACTCGCAGCTCCTGGTGGCGGCCGTGCAGGCCGTGGGGCCGTTGCGGCGCTTCAGTAGGTTTCTGGCCGTTATGCCTACCTACCCGGCCCGCGCCCTTACGGCCGTGCTGCTGATTTCTAGCCTGCGCTACGCCGTATTCTGCGCGCAGTTTGGGCTGCTGCTGCTGGCGTATGGGGTGCGGGCACCGCTGGGGCCTTCGGCGGCGGCCGTGGCCGGCACCTTTCTGCTGAAGTCGTTGGTGCCCTCCCTGAATGCCCTGGCCGATGTGGGCGTGCGGGAGCTGTCGGCCACCCATTTGTTTGGGTTGCTGGGCGAGCCGGTACTGCCAGTGCTCAGCGCCAGTCTGAGCTTGTGGGTGCTCAATATTGCCGTGCCCAGCGCCATCGGGCTGTTTTTTGTGTTGCGGATGAAGGTGCTGCGAAAACGCCAGAAAAGCCGGCCCGCGCCGGTAGCCTCCTGA
- the ruvC gene encoding crossover junction endodeoxyribonuclease RuvC yields MILPLASADLLPKVIMGVDPGTQIMGYAVIEVQGQRVTVLRYDVIDMKKLGTNHALKLKKIFERMTELIEEFLPDELAIEAPFFGVNVQSMLKLGRAQGVAIAACLSRQIPYVEYAPTKVKQSVTGSGNATKEQVAHMLRQTLQLPPIEEAPKFLDATDALAVALCHHYQKGNNVKAGGKSWGKFLADNPSKLAAPVAGKKVAVAKKKPAA; encoded by the coding sequence ATGATTCTACCCCTTGCCTCTGCTGATCTGCTGCCCAAAGTCATTATGGGCGTCGACCCCGGCACCCAAATTATGGGCTACGCCGTGATTGAGGTACAGGGCCAGCGCGTCACGGTGCTGCGCTACGATGTCATCGACATGAAGAAGCTGGGTACCAACCACGCCCTTAAGCTCAAGAAGATTTTTGAGCGGATGACGGAGCTAATCGAGGAGTTTCTGCCCGACGAGCTAGCCATTGAAGCGCCCTTTTTCGGGGTGAACGTGCAAAGCATGCTGAAGCTAGGTCGGGCCCAGGGTGTGGCCATTGCTGCCTGCCTTTCCCGCCAGATTCCCTACGTGGAGTACGCCCCCACCAAAGTAAAGCAGTCGGTAACGGGCTCTGGTAACGCCACCAAAGAGCAGGTAGCCCATATGCTCCGCCAAACCCTGCAGCTGCCCCCCATCGAGGAAGCCCCTAAGTTCCTGGACGCCACCGATGCCCTAGCCGTGGCCCTGTGCCACCACTACCAAAAGGGCAACAACGTGAAAGCTGGCGGCAAAAGCTGGGGCAAGTTCCTGGCCGACAACCCCAGCAAGCTAGCCGCCCCCGTAGCCGGCAAAAAGGTAGCGGTGGCTAAGAAGAAGCCAGCAGCGTAG
- a CDS encoding c-type cytochrome, with translation MAGTALFESNCAQCHAINEVVVGPALAGLSKRRPLSWITAWVKNSSKMVASEDEYAVKIFNQYQKQQMPSFQLSDQEIKAIVAYVEYQE, from the coding sequence TTGGCCGGCACTGCCCTCTTCGAAAGCAACTGCGCCCAGTGCCACGCCATCAACGAGGTAGTAGTAGGTCCGGCCCTGGCAGGCCTGAGCAAGCGCCGGCCCCTGTCCTGGATTACTGCCTGGGTAAAGAACTCCAGCAAAATGGTAGCCAGCGAGGACGAGTACGCCGTGAAAATATTTAACCAGTACCAGAAGCAACAGATGCCCAGCTTCCAGCTCTCCGACCAGGAAATCAAAGCCATTGTGGCCTATGTCGAGTACCAAGAGTAA
- a CDS encoding DUF547 domain-containing protein yields the protein MKNSTKSLLLLLAVPLLAAGSLPRRAFPGPAAHPRTFRNSLAASAPVDHSPYERLLKKHVNGQGLVSYVGFKADEKEFNQYLALLSKNPPAASWSKPEQMAYWINAYNAYTIRLILDHYPLQSIKDIGSKIQIPLVNTPWAAKFFSIGGEKMSLDHIEHNILRKQYDDPRIHFALVCASISCPRLRSEAYTAARLDKQLDDQGRDFLNNKAKNKVGKTKSQLSKYFDWYKGDWEKNGQSVAKWVNRYSAIKMNDNAQISYLDYNWNLNKQ from the coding sequence ATGAAGAACTCAACCAAGTCCCTGTTGCTGCTGCTGGCGGTGCCGCTACTGGCCGCCGGCTCGCTCCCCCGCCGAGCCTTTCCAGGGCCCGCGGCCCACCCCCGCACCTTCCGGAACTCTCTCGCCGCCAGCGCCCCCGTGGACCACAGCCCTTATGAGCGGCTGCTGAAAAAACACGTCAATGGGCAAGGTTTGGTTAGCTACGTGGGCTTTAAGGCCGACGAGAAGGAATTCAACCAGTACCTGGCCCTACTCAGCAAGAACCCGCCGGCCGCCAGCTGGAGCAAGCCCGAGCAGATGGCCTACTGGATTAACGCCTACAATGCCTATACCATCCGCCTTATTCTGGACCATTACCCCCTGCAGAGCATCAAGGATATTGGCTCGAAAATCCAGATTCCGCTCGTGAATACGCCCTGGGCAGCTAAGTTCTTCAGCATTGGGGGCGAGAAGATGAGCCTCGACCACATTGAGCACAACATCCTGCGCAAGCAGTACGATGACCCGCGCATTCATTTCGCTTTGGTGTGCGCCTCTATTTCCTGCCCCCGTCTGCGCTCGGAGGCCTATACGGCCGCCCGGCTCGATAAGCAGCTCGACGACCAAGGCCGGGACTTTCTAAATAATAAGGCCAAAAATAAGGTCGGCAAAACAAAGTCCCAGCTTTCCAAATACTTCGATTGGTACAAGGGCGACTGGGAAAAGAACGGGCAGTCGGTGGCGAAATGGGTGAACCGGTACTCCGCCATCAAAATGAACGACAACGCGCAGATTTCTTACCTAGACTATAACTGGAACCTGAACAAGCAGTAA